A single region of the Alosa alosa isolate M-15738 ecotype Scorff River chromosome 6, AALO_Geno_1.1, whole genome shotgun sequence genome encodes:
- the nfe2l1a gene encoding endoplasmic reticulum membrane sensor NFE2L1a isoform X1 — MGMYLKKYLTEGLIQVAILLSLCGMRVDVDPYLPPLREIILGQSSALTQTQFHNLRNSLEGQDLHPKSVDLDGFFTARRLLGWVRSLDRLQLPTTELEAWLVHREPESLAPVSGQAGQLEGTTGLDGSGDLPDLGLRIGGSGGGGGGGGGGGIGELGYGQIAVDNDTAPGAVAPLPRSGQQDGSDFIKEEGDILNFLWPQEADPGPQSDSPGYGHHRPPSEPLLSSFDEEDEDEFRADIWTTGGQHHTYGDLPFGANVQELMGPEVDTSLSLQECLQLLEDTSTLGQEAELPDPELMGLDENVSFSAQRPLLSPLIPGDSSMELEQQWHDLLAIMEPQDMELDEPPLNSPASNDVHASATGSLDTLLHQDVSLHQASVPRVLEDAMAGLSHLDAAQTPSTQHHYSSNSSNSTFGFGPPQIADLLLPPVLNGTARNDSDLVDPALLMNLLEEPALASPLRPLLEESLLDEISLMDLALEEGFNPSQMSQLAEHLEDSDSGLSLNFSHSPASPSGSEASCSSSSSDSSSSSSLSSAGSFSEEGAVGYDPGYEGMEDSEEGAFEGHTTETSKVCRASYIEPSRFEHLPWLDNVSHDHTYNQPLSSRRNAEKSQKGCFEEPHEFMVQDKSTSRDERRARSMRIPFSTNHIINLPVEEFNQLLARHKLSEAQLTLVRDIRRRGKNKMAAQNCRRRKLDVVVGLEHSVEGLRRHRARLLREKAEINRSVQEMKQRLSSLYQEVFSRLRDEEDRPYSRQEYSLQFNTDGRVVLSPNTTRSQSRCKPGKKQKDKRK, encoded by the exons ATGGGAATGTACTTAAAAAAATACCTGACTGAGGGCCTTATTCAGGTGGCCATCCTGCTTAGCTTATGTGGGATGCGTGTGGATGTGGATCCATACCTGCCCCCTCTGCGGGAGATCATCCTTGGGCAGAGCTCTGCCCTGACGCAGACGCAGTTCCACAACCTCCGCAACTCTCTGGAGGGCCAGGACCTCCACCCCAAGAGTGTGGACCTCGATGGCTTCTTCACTGCCCGCAGGCTTCTCGGCTGGGTGCGCTCCCTGGATCGCCTGCAGCTGCCCACCACAGAGCTGGAGGCCTGGCTGGTTCACCGGGAGCCTGAGTCTCTGGCACCTGTGTCTGGGCAGGCTGGACAGCTGGAGGGCACCACCGGGTTGGACGGCTCTGGAGATCTGCCAGACCTGGGCCTGAGAATAGGAGgaagtggaggtggtggaggaggtggtggtggaggaggaatTGGAGAGCTGGGTTATGGACAAATTGCTGTCGACAACGACACCGCCCCAGGCGCTGTAGCTCCACTCCCGAGAAGTGGACAACAGGACGGCAGTGACTTCATCAAAGAG GAGGGTGATATTTTGAACTTCCTGTGGCCTCAGGAAGCAGATCCAGGTCCGCAATCTGACAGCCCTGGTTACGGACACCACCGGCCACCGTCAGAACCTCTTCTGAGTTCTTTtgatgaggaggacgaggatgAGTTCCGTGCTGACATTTGGACAACTGGAGGGCAGCATCACACTTATGGGGACCTTCCGTTTGGGGCAAATGTACAAGAG tTGATGGGCCCAGAAGTGGACACTTCACTGTCCCTACAGGAGTGCTTACAGCTACTGGAGGACACCTCTACTTTAGGGCAAGAGGCAGAG CTGCCTGACCCAGAGCTGATGGGACTGGATGAAAATGTCTCATTCTCTGCCCAGAGGCCCCTCCTGTCTCCCCTCATCCCAGGGGACTCATCAATGGAACTGGAGCAGCAGTGGCACGATCTTCTGGCCATCATGGAACCCCAG GATATGGAGTTGGATGAGCCGCCGCTGAATTCTCCGGCCAGTAATGACGTTCATGCATCAGCCACTGGGTCATTGGATACGTTGCTTCATCAAGATGTAAGCCTGCACCAAGCCTCTGTGCCCAGAGTGCTCGAGGATGCCATGGCGGGATTGTCCCATTTGGATGCTGCCCAGACACCTTCAACACAACACCACTACTCGAGCAACTCTTCCAACAGCACCTTTGGTTTTGGGCCTCCTCAAATAGCAGATCTCTTGTTGCCCCCTGTGCTGAATGGCACTGCCAGGAACGATTCCGATTTGGTCGATCCTGCTCTGCTGATGAACCTTCTAGAGGAGCCAGCTTTGGCCAGTCCTCTCAGACCCCTGCTAGAGGAGTCCCTGTTGGACGAGATTAGTTTAATGGACCTGGCCCTGGAGGAAGGCTTCAACCCCTCTCAGATGAGCCAGCTGGCCGAGCACCTCGAGGACTCCGACTCAGGGCTCTCCCTAAATTTCAGCCACAGCCCTGCCTCCCCGAGTGGATCCGAGGCTTCCTGTTCTTCCTCGTCTTCAgactcctcttcttcctcctcgcTGTCATCTGCAGGGTCCTTTTCCGAAGAGGGGGCTGTTGGGTATGATCCCGGGTATGAGGGCATGGAAGACTCTGAGGAGGGCGCATTTGAAGGACACACAACAGAGACCAGCAAAGTGTGTCGGGCAAGCTACATAGAGCCTAGCCGCTTTGAACACCTCCCGTGGCTAGACAACGTCAGCCACGATCACACTTACAACCAGCCGCTGTCCTCGCGGCGAAATGCAGAAAAATCCCAAAAAGGCTGTTTTGAGGAGCCACACGAATTTATGGTCCAGGATAAGTCTACGAGTCGTGACGAGCGCAGAGCCCGTTCGATGAGGATCCCCTTCTCAACCAATCATATTATCAACCTCCCTGTAGAAGAGTTCAACCAGCTCCTCGCCAGGCACAAGCTGAGTGAGGCCCAGCTCACACTGGTCCGAGACATCCGTCGGAGAGGCAAAAACAAGATGGCGGCACAGAACTGCCGCAGGAGAAAGCTGGACGTCGTCGTTGGACTGGAGCACAGCGTTGAGGGCCTTCGGCGTCATCGGGCCCGCTTGCTCCGAGAAAAAGCTGAGATTAACCGTTCGGTCCAGGAGATGAAGCAGCGCCTCAGCAGTCTCTATCAGGAGGTTTTCTCCAGACTGAGGGATGAAGAAGACAGGCCTTACTCCAGGCAGGAATATTCGCTTCAGTTCAACACAGACGGCCGTGTCGTTCTGTCCCCCAACACCACGAGATCACAGTCAAGATGCAAGCCCGGCAAGAAACAGAAGGACAAGAGGAAGTGA
- the nfe2l1a gene encoding endoplasmic reticulum membrane sensor NFE2L1a isoform X2, which produces MGMYLKKYLTEGLIQVAILLSLCGMRVDVDPYLPPLREIILGQSSALTQTQFHNLRNSLEGQDLHPKSVDLDGFFTARRLLGWVRSLDRLQLPTTELEAWLVHREPESLAPVSGQAGQLEGTTGLDGSGDLPDLGLRIGGSGGGGGGGGGGGIGELGYGQIAVDNDTAPGAVAPLPRSGQQDGSDFIKEEGDILNFLWPQEADPGPQSDSPGYGHHRPPSEPLLSSFDEEDEDEFRADIWTTGGQHHTYGDLPFGANVQELPDPELMGLDENVSFSAQRPLLSPLIPGDSSMELEQQWHDLLAIMEPQDMELDEPPLNSPASNDVHASATGSLDTLLHQDVSLHQASVPRVLEDAMAGLSHLDAAQTPSTQHHYSSNSSNSTFGFGPPQIADLLLPPVLNGTARNDSDLVDPALLMNLLEEPALASPLRPLLEESLLDEISLMDLALEEGFNPSQMSQLAEHLEDSDSGLSLNFSHSPASPSGSEASCSSSSSDSSSSSSLSSAGSFSEEGAVGYDPGYEGMEDSEEGAFEGHTTETSKVCRASYIEPSRFEHLPWLDNVSHDHTYNQPLSSRRNAEKSQKGCFEEPHEFMVQDKSTSRDERRARSMRIPFSTNHIINLPVEEFNQLLARHKLSEAQLTLVRDIRRRGKNKMAAQNCRRRKLDVVVGLEHSVEGLRRHRARLLREKAEINRSVQEMKQRLSSLYQEVFSRLRDEEDRPYSRQEYSLQFNTDGRVVLSPNTTRSQSRCKPGKKQKDKRK; this is translated from the exons ATGGGAATGTACTTAAAAAAATACCTGACTGAGGGCCTTATTCAGGTGGCCATCCTGCTTAGCTTATGTGGGATGCGTGTGGATGTGGATCCATACCTGCCCCCTCTGCGGGAGATCATCCTTGGGCAGAGCTCTGCCCTGACGCAGACGCAGTTCCACAACCTCCGCAACTCTCTGGAGGGCCAGGACCTCCACCCCAAGAGTGTGGACCTCGATGGCTTCTTCACTGCCCGCAGGCTTCTCGGCTGGGTGCGCTCCCTGGATCGCCTGCAGCTGCCCACCACAGAGCTGGAGGCCTGGCTGGTTCACCGGGAGCCTGAGTCTCTGGCACCTGTGTCTGGGCAGGCTGGACAGCTGGAGGGCACCACCGGGTTGGACGGCTCTGGAGATCTGCCAGACCTGGGCCTGAGAATAGGAGgaagtggaggtggtggaggaggtggtggtggaggaggaatTGGAGAGCTGGGTTATGGACAAATTGCTGTCGACAACGACACCGCCCCAGGCGCTGTAGCTCCACTCCCGAGAAGTGGACAACAGGACGGCAGTGACTTCATCAAAGAG GAGGGTGATATTTTGAACTTCCTGTGGCCTCAGGAAGCAGATCCAGGTCCGCAATCTGACAGCCCTGGTTACGGACACCACCGGCCACCGTCAGAACCTCTTCTGAGTTCTTTtgatgaggaggacgaggatgAGTTCCGTGCTGACATTTGGACAACTGGAGGGCAGCATCACACTTATGGGGACCTTCCGTTTGGGGCAAATGTACAAGAG CTGCCTGACCCAGAGCTGATGGGACTGGATGAAAATGTCTCATTCTCTGCCCAGAGGCCCCTCCTGTCTCCCCTCATCCCAGGGGACTCATCAATGGAACTGGAGCAGCAGTGGCACGATCTTCTGGCCATCATGGAACCCCAG GATATGGAGTTGGATGAGCCGCCGCTGAATTCTCCGGCCAGTAATGACGTTCATGCATCAGCCACTGGGTCATTGGATACGTTGCTTCATCAAGATGTAAGCCTGCACCAAGCCTCTGTGCCCAGAGTGCTCGAGGATGCCATGGCGGGATTGTCCCATTTGGATGCTGCCCAGACACCTTCAACACAACACCACTACTCGAGCAACTCTTCCAACAGCACCTTTGGTTTTGGGCCTCCTCAAATAGCAGATCTCTTGTTGCCCCCTGTGCTGAATGGCACTGCCAGGAACGATTCCGATTTGGTCGATCCTGCTCTGCTGATGAACCTTCTAGAGGAGCCAGCTTTGGCCAGTCCTCTCAGACCCCTGCTAGAGGAGTCCCTGTTGGACGAGATTAGTTTAATGGACCTGGCCCTGGAGGAAGGCTTCAACCCCTCTCAGATGAGCCAGCTGGCCGAGCACCTCGAGGACTCCGACTCAGGGCTCTCCCTAAATTTCAGCCACAGCCCTGCCTCCCCGAGTGGATCCGAGGCTTCCTGTTCTTCCTCGTCTTCAgactcctcttcttcctcctcgcTGTCATCTGCAGGGTCCTTTTCCGAAGAGGGGGCTGTTGGGTATGATCCCGGGTATGAGGGCATGGAAGACTCTGAGGAGGGCGCATTTGAAGGACACACAACAGAGACCAGCAAAGTGTGTCGGGCAAGCTACATAGAGCCTAGCCGCTTTGAACACCTCCCGTGGCTAGACAACGTCAGCCACGATCACACTTACAACCAGCCGCTGTCCTCGCGGCGAAATGCAGAAAAATCCCAAAAAGGCTGTTTTGAGGAGCCACACGAATTTATGGTCCAGGATAAGTCTACGAGTCGTGACGAGCGCAGAGCCCGTTCGATGAGGATCCCCTTCTCAACCAATCATATTATCAACCTCCCTGTAGAAGAGTTCAACCAGCTCCTCGCCAGGCACAAGCTGAGTGAGGCCCAGCTCACACTGGTCCGAGACATCCGTCGGAGAGGCAAAAACAAGATGGCGGCACAGAACTGCCGCAGGAGAAAGCTGGACGTCGTCGTTGGACTGGAGCACAGCGTTGAGGGCCTTCGGCGTCATCGGGCCCGCTTGCTCCGAGAAAAAGCTGAGATTAACCGTTCGGTCCAGGAGATGAAGCAGCGCCTCAGCAGTCTCTATCAGGAGGTTTTCTCCAGACTGAGGGATGAAGAAGACAGGCCTTACTCCAGGCAGGAATATTCGCTTCAGTTCAACACAGACGGCCGTGTCGTTCTGTCCCCCAACACCACGAGATCACAGTCAAGATGCAAGCCCGGCAAGAAACAGAAGGACAAGAGGAAGTGA